One part of the Acidobacteriota bacterium genome encodes these proteins:
- a CDS encoding proline--tRNA ligase — MSKALPKRSENYSEWYNEIVKRADLAENSAVRGCMVIKPYGYAIWEKMQKALDDMFKATGHQNAYFPLFVPKSFLEKEEEHAEGFAKECAVVTHYRLKADPNGGLMVDPNAKLEEELIIRPTSEAVIWNTYRNWIQSWRDLPLLINQWCNIVRWEMRTRLFLRTAEFLWQEGHTAHSTEQEAIEETERMLGVYATFAEEWIALPVLKGLKSPNERFAGAIETYCIEAMMQDGKALQSGTSHFLGQNFAKAFDVKFVNKENEQEYAWATSWGVSTRLMGALIMAHSDDQGLVLPPKLAPIQVVIIPIYRNPEDLATVSAAVDTIVAELKAAGMSVKYDDSDNQRSGWKFAEYELKGVPVRLALGMRDLETGTIEVARRDTLSKESRPIKGITDHIKFLLDEIQENIFQKALSFRDDNTHSVDTWEEFKVKIEKGGFLLAHWDGTAETEEAIKQETKATIRCIPLDAIEEKGKCIFSGAESSKRVVFARAY, encoded by the coding sequence ATGAGTAAAGCTCTACCTAAACGCTCAGAAAACTATTCTGAATGGTACAACGAGATCGTAAAACGGGCGGATCTTGCCGAGAACTCGGCGGTTCGCGGTTGTATGGTGATCAAACCTTACGGTTATGCCATTTGGGAAAAGATGCAGAAGGCGCTTGATGATATGTTCAAGGCGACCGGGCATCAGAACGCGTACTTCCCGCTTTTCGTACCAAAATCTTTTCTTGAGAAAGAAGAGGAGCATGCCGAGGGTTTTGCGAAAGAATGTGCGGTCGTCACGCATTATCGTCTAAAAGCGGATCCAAATGGCGGCCTGATGGTCGACCCGAACGCTAAACTCGAAGAAGAACTTATCATTCGTCCGACCTCTGAGGCTGTGATCTGGAACACCTACCGAAACTGGATCCAGTCGTGGCGCGATCTGCCGCTGCTGATCAATCAGTGGTGCAACATCGTCCGCTGGGAAATGCGGACGCGTCTCTTCCTGCGCACTGCCGAATTTCTATGGCAGGAGGGCCATACGGCACATTCGACAGAACAGGAGGCAATCGAAGAGACGGAACGCATGCTCGGCGTTTACGCGACCTTCGCTGAGGAATGGATCGCTCTGCCCGTTCTTAAGGGCCTCAAATCGCCTAACGAACGCTTTGCCGGTGCGATCGAAACTTATTGTATCGAGGCAATGATGCAGGACGGAAAGGCCTTGCAGTCGGGTACGTCACATTTTCTTGGCCAGAATTTTGCCAAGGCTTTCGACGTAAAATTCGTCAACAAAGAAAATGAACAGGAATATGCATGGGCGACGAGCTGGGGAGTTTCGACCCGACTGATGGGAGCATTGATCATGGCCCATTCCGATGATCAGGGACTCGTCTTGCCTCCAAAACTTGCTCCGATTCAGGTGGTGATCATTCCGATCTATCGGAATCCCGAGGATCTGGCGACGGTTTCCGCCGCAGTCGACACCATTGTTGCTGAACTGAAAGCAGCTGGGATGTCGGTCAAATATGACGATAGTGATAATCAGCGTTCGGGATGGAAATTTGCTGAATACGAGCTCAAAGGCGTTCCGGTCCGACTCGCCCTCGGAATGCGCGACCTCGAGACAGGCACGATAGAAGTTGCCCGACGCGATACTCTAAGCAAAGAATCACGCCCGATCAAAGGCATAACAGATCACATTAAGTTTCTACTCGATGAGATCCAGGAGAACATCTTCCAAAAGGCTCTGTCCTTCCGCGACGATAATACACACAGCGTCGATACATGGGAAGAGTTTAAGGTTAAGATCGAAAAAGGCGGTTTTTTGCTCGCCCATTGGGACGGCACCGCTGAGACGGAGGAAGCGATCAAGCAGGAAACCAAAGCGACTATTCGTTGTATTCCGCTTGATGCAATCGAAGAAAAGGGCAAGTGCATCTTTTCCGGCGCCGAATCTAGCAAACGCGTTGTATTTGCGAGAG
- a CDS encoding proline dehydrogenase family protein, protein MSDFELDLQDTATAFADKSDSELREKHRLFKMLNSPFLNAIGTKCTTFALAIGLPVEGLIKATIFEQFCGGETIEECEKAINRLGASNVGTILDYSVEGKATEEDFDHTKDEIIKTIQRAQGDPNIPFSVFKVTGIAPLGTLERMSKKKKLDAKSQAKCERIRRRVAEICEAAYYADQPLFIDAEDSWIQDAIDRMATDAMEKYNREKPIIYNTLQMYRTDRLQHLKDRRRQAQNDGYIYAVKLVRGAYMEKERDRAEEMGYDSPIHMTKADTDADYDAAIEYCMRHFNDMAFVAATHNEVSTRLLAERMHETGSQKDHPNIFFSQLYGMGDTISYVLAKKGYNVSKYVPYGPVADSIPYLIRRAEENSSAAGQVSREFEMIERELKRRTI, encoded by the coding sequence ATGAGCGACTTTGAACTCGATCTGCAGGACACCGCGACAGCCTTTGCTGACAAATCCGACTCAGAGCTCAGGGAAAAGCACCGTCTTTTCAAAATGCTCAATTCGCCATTCCTCAACGCGATCGGGACGAAGTGTACGACCTTCGCGTTGGCGATCGGATTGCCGGTCGAAGGGCTGATTAAAGCGACGATCTTTGAGCAATTCTGCGGAGGTGAAACAATTGAAGAATGTGAAAAGGCGATCAACCGACTGGGCGCATCTAATGTCGGGACGATCCTCGATTATTCTGTTGAAGGAAAAGCGACGGAAGAGGATTTTGACCACACTAAGGACGAGATCATTAAGACGATCCAACGTGCACAGGGCGACCCGAATATTCCGTTCTCCGTTTTCAAAGTAACTGGCATCGCTCCACTTGGGACGCTCGAACGGATGAGCAAGAAAAAGAAGCTCGACGCTAAGAGCCAGGCAAAATGCGAACGCATTCGCCGCAGAGTGGCTGAGATTTGTGAAGCTGCATATTATGCTGATCAACCGCTATTTATCGATGCTGAGGATTCGTGGATACAGGACGCCATCGACCGCATGGCGACCGACGCGATGGAGAAATACAATCGCGAGAAGCCGATAATCTACAATACATTGCAAATGTATCGCACCGACCGGTTGCAGCACCTCAAAGATCGGCGTCGACAGGCCCAGAACGATGGATATATATATGCTGTCAAATTGGTTCGCGGAGCCTACATGGAAAAGGAACGCGACCGTGCTGAAGAAATGGGTTACGATTCGCCGATCCATATGACAAAGGCCGATACTGATGCTGACTACGACGCGGCGATCGAATATTGCATGCGGCATTTCAACGACATGGCATTCGTCGCAGCAACCCACAACGAAGTGAGTACAAGGTTACTTGCCGAACGGATGCACGAAACAGGCTCTCAGAAAGACCATCCGAATATTTTCTTTTCGCAACTGTACGGCATGGGCGATACGATTTCATACGTATTGGCAAAAAAGGGGTACAATGTCTCAAAATATGTGCCGTATGGTCCTGTCGCTGATTCGATCCCGTATCTTATTCGCCGGGCTGAAGAGAATTCGTCTGCGGCAGGACAAGTTAGCCGCGAATTTGAAATGATCGAACGCGAGTTGAAGCGCCGAACAATCTAA
- a CDS encoding nucleoside deaminase translates to MNPKIDPNALLAIAFEEAAIGRAEGGIPIGAALFDGDGNLLGRGHNRRVQENDPSIHGETDAFRKAGRQRSYLDTIMVTTLAPCWYCSGLVRQFGIGTVIVGESETFQGGLDWLRENGVEIVDLDSAECIKLLGGFIADYPEIWNEDIGVQ, encoded by the coding sequence ATGAACCCGAAGATAGATCCAAATGCACTGCTCGCGATCGCTTTCGAAGAAGCCGCAATCGGACGTGCCGAAGGCGGAATTCCGATCGGGGCAGCTTTATTTGACGGCGACGGCAACTTACTCGGCCGCGGCCATAACAGACGCGTTCAGGAGAACGATCCGTCGATTCATGGCGAGACCGACGCCTTTCGCAAGGCCGGACGCCAGCGAAGCTATCTCGACACGATCATGGTCACTACGCTTGCCCCGTGCTGGTATTGCAGCGGCTTGGTACGCCAGTTCGGGATCGGCACCGTGATCGTCGGCGAATCGGAGACCTTTCAAGGCGGACTTGACTGGCTGCGAGAAAATGGGGTGGAGATAGTCGATTTAGATTCGGCCGAATGTATTAAACTCCTCGGCGGCTTCATTGCTGATTACCCGGAGATTTGGAATGAGGACATTGGCGTACAATAG
- a CDS encoding acetyl-CoA hydrolase/transferase family protein produces MTKGISAAEAVNVIKSGDRVFIHGIAAAPQHLICAMTDRASELKNVEIVHLHTEGDAPYTRPEFEESFRVNAFFVGANVRKAVQAGRGDYIPVFLSEIPALFRKGVLPLDVALIHVSPPDKHGFCSLGVSVDIAKAAVETAKLVIAQVNPNMPRTIGDALVDLRDIDLFVEINDPLPEQQPRTPSETDMAIGRNVAALIDDGATLQMGIGTIPNAVLAALKDHKHLGIHTEMFSDGLIDLVESGVVTGERKVKHPGKIVAGFVMGTRRLYDFVDDNPQVLMLDIAYVNDSSVIRRNPKVTAINSAIEVDLTGQICADSIGTMQYSGVGGQMDFIRGASLSEEGKPIIALPSTTARGESKIVPFLKEGAGVVTTRAHVHYIVTEYGVANLYGKNLRQRAAELVSIAHPDHRETLDRAVFERFHSIESDHLHLTSG; encoded by the coding sequence ATGACAAAAGGAATCTCTGCGGCAGAGGCCGTAAATGTAATTAAGTCAGGCGATCGAGTGTTCATTCACGGCATTGCGGCTGCCCCGCAGCATTTAATATGTGCAATGACAGATAGAGCTTCTGAACTTAAGAATGTTGAGATCGTTCATCTCCACACAGAAGGTGATGCACCGTACACGAGACCTGAATTCGAGGAAAGCTTTCGAGTAAATGCGTTTTTTGTCGGAGCCAACGTACGAAAGGCGGTACAGGCGGGTCGAGGCGACTACATACCGGTATTTCTCTCCGAAATACCGGCTTTATTCAGAAAGGGTGTCCTTCCGCTTGATGTGGCATTGATCCACGTTTCACCACCGGATAAACATGGGTTTTGTTCACTGGGCGTTTCGGTCGATATTGCTAAGGCAGCGGTAGAGACAGCAAAGCTCGTCATCGCTCAAGTAAACCCAAATATGCCGCGCACGATAGGCGACGCTCTAGTTGACCTTCGCGATATCGATCTGTTTGTAGAGATCAATGACCCACTGCCTGAACAGCAACCGCGGACGCCTTCCGAGACGGACATGGCGATCGGTAGAAATGTCGCCGCCTTGATAGATGATGGGGCGACATTGCAAATGGGTATCGGCACAATACCTAATGCGGTTCTGGCGGCACTCAAGGATCACAAGCATCTTGGCATCCACACAGAGATGTTTTCGGACGGCTTGATCGACCTCGTCGAATCTGGCGTAGTTACGGGAGAAAGAAAGGTAAAACACCCCGGAAAGATCGTTGCGGGCTTCGTAATGGGTACTCGAAGGCTCTATGATTTCGTTGACGATAACCCGCAAGTCCTGATGCTGGACATTGCCTATGTCAATGACAGTTCTGTAATTCGCCGAAATCCGAAAGTAACCGCAATCAATAGCGCGATCGAAGTTGATCTGACGGGACAGATTTGTGCTGACTCTATTGGCACTATGCAATATTCCGGCGTTGGTGGGCAGATGGACTTTATCCGTGGTGCGTCACTTTCAGAAGAGGGTAAGCCGATAATTGCTCTGCCATCGACCACAGCGAGAGGCGAGAGCAAGATTGTGCCTTTTCTTAAGGAAGGTGCGGGAGTCGTTACCACCCGTGCCCACGTGCATTACATTGTTACCGAGTACGGCGTGGCGAACCTATACGGAAAGAACCTGCGACAGCGTGCCGCAGAATTAGTCAGCATCGCTCATCCAGATCACAGGGAAACATTGGATCGCGCTGTCTTCGAACGTTTTCATTCCATCGAATCGGACCATTTACATCTTACTTCCGGATAG
- a CDS encoding acetyl-CoA C-acetyltransferase: protein MKNNKTAVIISAARTPTGKFQGALKGFSAPELGAFAIKEAVKRAGIAGDQVDEVIMGCVVAAGQGQAPARQAALRAGLPPEVSALTINMVCGSGLRAVALASQAVALGDADYIVAGGMESMSNIPYALQTARDGFRMGNHIATDLMIHDGLWCPFENWHMGNTGEVVADKYQISREKQDDFAYNSHRKAYEAQQAGRFKDEMIAVEIPQKKGDPLILDYDEPVRPETTPESLSKLRPAFKKDGGTVTAGNAPGVNDGASALVVTSAENAVAAGKEPLGRVVAWASSGIEPKLIMMAPVKGVQNVLAKAGWSMESVDLFELNEAFSVQALGVMQELGLDLEKVNVNGGAVALGHAIGNSGGRILTTLLYEMKRRGSKRGVAALCLGGGNSVAMAVERD, encoded by the coding sequence ATGAAAAATAATAAAACAGCGGTAATTATAAGTGCGGCGAGAACACCAACCGGAAAGTTTCAAGGTGCTCTCAAAGGATTCTCGGCACCTGAACTAGGAGCGTTCGCGATCAAAGAGGCCGTAAAGCGTGCGGGAATAGCAGGTGACCAAGTCGATGAAGTAATTATGGGTTGCGTCGTTGCCGCCGGGCAGGGACAAGCCCCGGCTCGTCAGGCAGCATTGAGAGCGGGACTTCCGCCTGAGGTTTCAGCTCTTACGATAAATATGGTCTGCGGCTCCGGACTACGAGCTGTGGCGTTGGCGTCGCAAGCAGTTGCGTTGGGCGATGCCGATTACATTGTCGCTGGCGGCATGGAATCGATGTCGAACATCCCATACGCACTACAAACCGCACGCGACGGATTCCGAATGGGTAATCATATAGCTACCGATCTCATGATCCATGACGGTCTTTGGTGCCCGTTTGAGAACTGGCACATGGGCAATACCGGCGAAGTCGTGGCCGACAAATACCAGATATCGCGTGAAAAGCAGGACGATTTTGCCTACAATTCGCACCGAAAGGCATATGAGGCTCAACAAGCAGGCAGATTCAAGGACGAAATGATAGCGGTCGAAATACCCCAGAAAAAGGGCGATCCGCTGATACTCGACTATGACGAACCCGTTAGGCCCGAAACGACCCCCGAAAGCCTAAGCAAACTTCGTCCCGCCTTTAAGAAGGACGGTGGCACTGTAACGGCGGGCAACGCTCCCGGCGTAAATGACGGTGCGTCCGCATTGGTCGTTACGTCTGCCGAGAATGCCGTGGCGGCGGGCAAAGAGCCACTCGGTCGGGTTGTCGCGTGGGCATCGTCAGGCATCGAGCCCAAACTGATCATGATGGCGCCGGTCAAGGGCGTGCAAAATGTTTTGGCAAAGGCTGGTTGGTCGATGGAAAGCGTTGATCTGTTTGAACTTAACGAAGCATTCTCGGTTCAAGCCCTCGGTGTGATGCAAGAACTCGGCCTCGATCTCGAAAAGGTCAATGTAAACGGTGGTGCGGTCGCATTAGGTCACGCCATTGGCAATTCAGGCGGACGCATTTTGACGACGCTTCTTTATGAAATGAAACGTCGCGGATCGAAACGAGGCGTCGCGGCTCTATGTTTAGGCGGCGGCAATTCAGTAGCCATGGCCGTCGAACGTGACTGA
- a CDS encoding 3-hydroxybutyryl-CoA dehydrogenase, with amino-acid sequence MSEIIGVIGAGTMGNGIAQTAAGAGFQVIMCDISEEFVARGLANISKSLDRFVKKETMTDDQKAEVLGRIKTTTDLNDVKDCTLVVEAASENFEIKKQIFEKLDSICGGDSILSSNTSSISITKIAATTKRPDKVIGMHFFNPVPLMKLVEVIRGIATSDETYGKVKALSEQLGKVPVECNDSAGFVSNRVLMPMINEAVFALHEGVASKESIDEIMKLGMNHPMGPLALADFIGLDVCLAILNVLHEGIGDPKYRPSPMLRQYVDAGWLGRKSGKGFYDYQ; translated from the coding sequence ATGAGCGAAATAATTGGAGTTATCGGAGCAGGAACAATGGGAAACGGCATCGCACAGACGGCTGCCGGAGCAGGTTTTCAGGTAATAATGTGCGACATTTCCGAGGAATTCGTCGCTCGTGGCCTTGCGAATATCAGCAAGAGCCTTGACCGCTTCGTAAAAAAGGAAACGATGACCGATGATCAGAAGGCTGAGGTCCTTGGCCGTATCAAGACGACCACAGACCTTAACGATGTAAAAGACTGCACTCTCGTAGTCGAGGCTGCTTCGGAGAACTTTGAAATCAAGAAGCAGATATTTGAAAAACTCGATTCAATTTGCGGAGGCGACTCCATACTTTCATCAAACACTTCTTCGATCTCCATTACCAAGATAGCCGCAACCACAAAGCGCCCGGACAAGGTGATCGGAATGCATTTTTTCAATCCGGTCCCACTAATGAAATTGGTTGAAGTTATCCGCGGAATTGCCACCAGCGATGAGACTTATGGGAAAGTTAAAGCGCTTTCTGAACAGTTGGGCAAGGTGCCTGTCGAATGCAACGACTCGGCAGGTTTTGTCTCAAATCGTGTATTGATGCCGATGATCAACGAAGCGGTCTTTGCCCTGCACGAAGGCGTTGCGTCAAAAGAATCGATCGACGAGATCATGAAGCTAGGTATGAATCATCCGATGGGTCCGCTCGCACTCGCCGATTTCATCGGCCTCGACGTCTGCCTTGCGATCCTCAACGTTCTTCACGAAGGGATCGGCGATCCTAAGTATCGTCCGTCGCCGATGCTCAGACAATACGTCGATGCCGGTTGGCTCGGACGCAAAAGTGGAAAGGGCTTTTACGATTATCAATAA
- a CDS encoding insulinase family protein: MRINILWITLATLMLAVTGFAQVKVAPLPIKERTLPNGLKIVSVRDDTSPTVAIHVWYNVGGKNDPMGKSGFAHMFEHMMFKSTKNMPNEKMDRLTEDVGGFNNASTWDDYTNYYEVVPSNYLETLLWAEAERMVNLNVNDKNFASERDVVKEEFRQSVLAQPYGRFFEYINSLSYTQHPYKRGVIGDLDQLNAATPSDAKSFYDLYYRPDNAYLIVVGDFDQTKFDAWTDKYFGRIKQPRSSIPRVTVKEPARTKEARFEKTAPNVPFPAVAITYLAPPSNDPDIAAIRVANKILSGGESSRLYQSLVYKQQIAQEASFNLDNKVDGGLLYFLAIGSEGKTSAELEKSLLEELKLIQTKGVTPSELAKAKNQLIADAVESLEDNDGKAIAVERSIAYEGNPNLVNTSVARLQAVTAADVLRVMKKYFTDTNRVVIHYSNDGGAK, encoded by the coding sequence ATGCGAATAAACATTCTTTGGATCACATTAGCGACATTGATGCTGGCCGTAACAGGCTTCGCCCAGGTCAAGGTCGCTCCGCTGCCGATCAAGGAGCGGACTTTGCCGAACGGCCTTAAGATTGTATCGGTGCGGGACGATACGAGCCCGACCGTCGCCATTCACGTTTGGTACAACGTCGGGGGCAAAAATGATCCGATGGGCAAGTCGGGGTTTGCACATATGTTCGAACACATGATGTTCAAATCGACCAAGAACATGCCGAACGAAAAAATGGATCGTCTGACCGAGGATGTTGGTGGCTTTAACAACGCCTCAACCTGGGATGATTACACGAATTACTACGAGGTCGTGCCGTCGAATTATCTCGAAACGCTGCTTTGGGCCGAGGCTGAGCGGATGGTCAATCTAAATGTCAACGACAAGAATTTTGCCTCTGAACGTGATGTTGTTAAAGAGGAATTTCGCCAGAGCGTTCTCGCTCAGCCGTATGGACGGTTTTTCGAATACATCAACAGCCTTTCGTACACTCAACATCCGTACAAACGAGGCGTGATAGGAGATCTTGACCAGTTGAATGCTGCGACACCCTCCGATGCGAAATCGTTCTACGACCTCTATTATCGCCCGGATAACGCATATCTGATCGTCGTAGGTGATTTTGACCAGACGAAGTTTGACGCGTGGACGGACAAATATTTCGGGCGGATCAAACAGCCACGTTCTTCGATCCCGCGAGTCACTGTGAAAGAACCGGCCCGTACGAAGGAAGCTCGTTTCGAAAAGACCGCACCAAACGTACCGTTTCCGGCTGTTGCGATCACATATCTCGCACCGCCTTCGAATGATCCGGACATTGCCGCTATTCGGGTCGCGAACAAAATCCTGAGCGGCGGTGAGAGTTCGCGACTATACCAGAGTCTAGTTTACAAGCAACAGATCGCGCAGGAAGCCTCATTCAACCTCGACAATAAGGTTGACGGCGGATTGCTTTACTTTTTAGCGATCGGGAGCGAAGGCAAAACATCCGCCGAACTTGAAAAGTCATTGCTTGAGGAACTGAAACTCATCCAAACAAAGGGCGTTACGCCGAGCGAACTCGCGAAAGCGAAAAATCAGCTTATTGCGGACGCCGTCGAGAGCCTTGAGGACAACGACGGCAAAGCCATCGCCGTAGAACGAAGCATCGCCTACGAAGGCAATCCAAATCTCGTCAACACAAGTGTCGCCCGGCTCCAGGCCGTGACCGCAGCCGATGTGCTTCGCGTTATGAAAAAATACTTTACCGATACAAACCGCGTCGTCATCCATTACTCGAATGACGGAGGTGCAAAGTAA
- a CDS encoding insulinase family protein, with protein sequence MRAHSLASCVTLFFVLFAFAVSSLGQETPPQPSAPRSVKIPVVTERKLPNGLTVVVVERHGAPLISVRMMFNSGVTSEDIASAGLVKMTTNLLSKGTATRSATRIANDIEFLGADISTSVALDSSSVSLGVTSDKIGPAMTIFADVIRRPTFPASEIKLAQSQAIDELTYNLKQPSFLANYVATAYTFNGNPASGTPESLKAMKREDILEFFKYNIEPNGATLLFVGDISPTQAMALARTHFGTWKSTVRTIQGNPVSITETAGSVQQRKDADRDQPLVKRMLVIDLPGSGQAAVSYAKQLQFAGRVDWNEGKRATIDKEYFPGVVMNSLLGGGYSSRLNQEIRIKRGLSYGAGSSITWRAYDSRFSTRTQTKNESAPEVVELVLEELKRLAKSNATAVDVGPRQAALIGDFGRSLETNSSMIGVVADLYDLWLDPSELDRYMSNVQSVSSDQIRAFAAQHLNGGDIIIVGDYSIFKDDLAKRFPGMKIDVVKADELDLSKDNLRK encoded by the coding sequence ATGAGAGCACATAGTTTAGCTAGCTGCGTCACGTTATTCTTTGTTCTTTTTGCCTTTGCTGTAAGTTCCTTAGGACAGGAAACACCGCCTCAGCCGTCAGCTCCGAGATCTGTCAAGATCCCGGTTGTAACTGAAAGGAAACTGCCAAACGGGCTGACCGTTGTGGTCGTCGAGCGACATGGTGCTCCGCTCATTTCGGTCAGAATGATGTTCAATTCGGGTGTTACCTCCGAGGACATTGCATCAGCCGGACTCGTAAAGATGACCACAAATCTACTTTCCAAGGGCACGGCGACCCGTTCCGCGACCAGGATCGCGAACGATATTGAGTTTCTCGGTGCAGATATCTCAACGTCGGTCGCTCTTGATTCATCGAGTGTTTCCCTGGGTGTCACATCGGACAAGATCGGCCCGGCGATGACGATATTTGCGGATGTCATACGCCGCCCGACGTTTCCCGCAAGCGAGATAAAGCTCGCACAATCGCAGGCGATCGATGAATTGACCTATAACCTAAAGCAGCCAAGTTTCCTCGCAAATTACGTGGCCACCGCATATACCTTTAACGGAAATCCCGCCAGTGGAACTCCTGAAAGCCTAAAGGCGATGAAACGCGAGGACATATTAGAGTTTTTCAAATACAACATCGAGCCAAACGGCGCGACATTGCTTTTTGTCGGCGATATTTCGCCTACGCAGGCGATGGCCCTCGCAAGAACACATTTTGGCACTTGGAAGAGTACTGTGCGAACTATTCAAGGTAATCCTGTCAGCATTACCGAAACTGCGGGTTCGGTTCAACAGAGAAAGGACGCCGATCGCGATCAGCCGCTGGTTAAGAGAATGTTGGTTATCGACCTTCCGGGTTCCGGTCAGGCCGCCGTCAGCTATGCTAAACAACTTCAATTTGCCGGTCGTGTTGACTGGAACGAAGGAAAGCGAGCGACGATCGACAAGGAGTATTTTCCGGGTGTTGTGATGAATTCGCTGTTGGGCGGCGGATATTCTTCGAGGCTTAATCAGGAGATCCGTATCAAACGCGGTCTCAGCTATGGGGCGGGCAGTTCGATCACTTGGCGTGCTTATGATTCTCGGTTTTCAACCCGAACCCAAACAAAGAACGAGTCGGCACCGGAGGTCGTTGAGCTTGTCCTTGAGGAGTTAAAAAGGCTTGCGAAATCAAATGCAACTGCGGTCGATGTAGGACCGAGGCAAGCGGCGCTTATCGGTGATTTTGGCCGAAGTCTTGAGACTAATTCAAGCATGATCGGCGTCGTTGCCGACCTGTACGATCTTTGGCTTGATCCCAGCGAACTCGATCGTTATATGTCGAATGTCCAGTCGGTCAGCAGTGACCAGATCAGGGCGTTTGCTGCCCAACATCTAAATGGTGGCGACATCATCATCGTCGGCGACTATTCGATCTTTAAGGACGACCTCGCGAAACGGTTTCCGGGAATGAAGATCGATGTCGTTAAGGCAGATGAACTCGATCTGAGCAAAGACAATTTGCGAAAGTAG